One window of Candidatus Tokpelaia hoelldoblerii genomic DNA carries:
- a CDS encoding Glycosyltransferase (bhsal01240) — translation MKSYVINLDRAQERLAAITAQFQAQELEFTRQMAVDSITISDSAWQPSHLLLSKGEIACFLSHRLLWQKIAADTAPYAAIFEDDALLSPHASRFLEQWGWIPPDADIVKIETQRKKVWLGAPLKLDSTFSIARLKSTHILSAGYIISRRAATQLFQASSQISLPLDHFLFNFNYEPAQSLVLYQLDRAIVLQAGATGSLQGKPGSALSMRQKIPRELRRLGTNSARGLWGLRINLTTDECWKRIPFAAF, via the coding sequence ATGAAATCCTATGTTATCAATCTCGATCGCGCACAGGAACGGCTTGCAGCCATAACCGCGCAGTTTCAGGCGCAGGAACTGGAGTTCACCCGGCAGATGGCCGTTGATTCCATAACTATCAGTGACAGCGCCTGGCAGCCGTCTCACCTGCTTTTGTCCAAAGGTGAAATTGCCTGTTTTTTAAGTCACCGTCTGTTATGGCAGAAAATCGCTGCAGACACTGCTCCTTACGCCGCTATCTTTGAGGATGATGCGCTGCTCTCCCCTCATGCCAGCCGTTTTCTTGAGCAATGGGGCTGGATCCCGCCGGACGCTGACATCGTCAAAATCGAGACCCAGAGAAAAAAAGTCTGGCTTGGCGCACCGCTAAAACTTGACAGCACTTTCAGCATCGCCCGGCTGAAAAGCACCCATATTTTATCGGCAGGCTATATTATTTCCCGACGGGCCGCCACGCAGCTTTTTCAAGCAAGCAGCCAGATCAGCCTGCCGCTTGATCATTTCCTGTTCAATTTCAATTATGAACCGGCACAAAGTCTTGTTCTTTACCAGCTTGACCGTGCGATTGTCCTGCAGGCGGGCGCGACCGGTTCGCTGCAGGGTAAACCCGGATCTGCCCTGTCCATGCGGCAGAAAATCCCGCGTGAATTGCGCCGTCTCGGCACAAACAGCGCGCGCGGGCTATGGGGGCTGCGCATCAATCTCACCACAGATGAATGCTGGAAACGCATTCCCTTTGCCGCTTTCTGA
- a CDS encoding Putative transmembrane protein (bhsal01250): protein MRLFAHLSLAFLACCSGLLPLQAHAQDNPPAQETVQIAVSTDQVVIGTNFAGIDFVVFGVLENSDTLVRLERRYDIIVTMEGTTATMVMRQKKRRAGMWINADSLTFPSVPVYYALTSTGELRDITTRDTYRRLGLGLDNLLLRADTPDADKAAAFRAELVRLKERQNLYSEWTGKITYGAPTLFRAPFRLPANIPTGQYTITAYLFRDGVFLNQASTRLEIRKEHLAYTIVRTARRHSFWYGMAAVLLAILTGFAGRLLWRRD, encoded by the coding sequence ATGCGGTTGTTTGCGCACCTGTCTCTCGCCTTTCTCGCCTGCTGCTCCGGCCTGCTGCCGCTGCAGGCGCATGCACAGGACAATCCCCCCGCGCAGGAAACCGTACAGATTGCGGTAAGCACCGATCAGGTGGTGATCGGCACCAATTTCGCCGGCATTGATTTTGTTGTCTTCGGCGTTCTGGAAAACAGTGATACACTGGTGCGCCTGGAAAGGCGCTATGATATTATTGTAACCATGGAAGGGACAACCGCAACCATGGTGATGCGGCAGAAAAAACGCCGTGCCGGCATGTGGATCAATGCCGATTCCCTGACATTTCCGTCCGTACCGGTTTATTACGCCCTCACCTCCACCGGTGAGTTGCGCGATATCACCACACGCGACACCTACCGCCGGCTTGGGCTTGGCCTTGATAACCTGCTTTTGCGCGCTGACACCCCGGATGCAGACAAGGCCGCGGCTTTCCGGGCAGAACTTGTCCGGCTGAAGGAGCGGCAAAACCTTTATTCAGAATGGACCGGTAAAATCACCTATGGCGCGCCGACGCTGTTCCGCGCGCCTTTCCGGTTGCCGGCCAATATTCCCACCGGCCAATATACTATCACCGCCTATCTCTTCCGCGATGGCGTCTTTCTCAACCAGGCCTCGACACGGCTTGAAATCCGCAAGGAACATCTGGCTTATACCATTGTGCGCACCGCGCGGCGCCACAGCTTCTGGTATGGCATGGCGGCGGTATTGCTCGCCATCCTGACCGGCTTTGCCGGACGGCTGCTGTGGCGCCGCGACTAG
- a CDS encoding Permease (bhsal01260), translated as MSIYLPIAEMSLNVIVLFGIGAVVGFFSGMLGVGGGFLVTPLLMFYNIPPAIAVGTGANQVIASSVTGALAHFKRRTLDIKLGVFLVIAGIIGSLAGVRLFSLLQNIGQLDLIISLLYVVLLGSIGLMMAIESTRAIRHRREGAPLPVRRPGHHRRIHRLPFKVRFRTSKLYVSVIPVLVIGFVIGLLSSIMGVGGGFIMVPALIYILQVPTNVVVGTSLFQITFVSAFTTVMQSVTNQSVDIVLAMLLMAGGVIGAQYGTRAGAKLRGEQLRILLALVILAMAAWLGFRLFIRPGELYTLTPAG; from the coding sequence GTGAGCATTTATCTTCCCATTGCTGAAATGTCCCTCAATGTGATTGTGCTGTTCGGCATCGGGGCAGTGGTGGGATTTTTTTCCGGCATGCTCGGGGTCGGCGGCGGTTTTCTGGTCACGCCGCTGTTGATGTTTTACAATATCCCGCCGGCAATTGCTGTCGGTACCGGCGCCAATCAGGTTATCGCTTCTTCCGTCACCGGCGCGCTTGCCCATTTCAAGCGGCGCACTCTTGATATCAAACTCGGCGTTTTTCTGGTCATTGCCGGTATTATCGGTTCTCTTGCCGGTGTGCGGCTGTTCTCGCTGTTGCAGAATATCGGCCAGCTCGATCTGATTATCTCCCTGCTTTATGTGGTGCTGCTTGGTTCTATCGGCCTGATGATGGCCATTGAAAGCACCCGCGCCATCCGCCACCGGCGTGAAGGCGCGCCCCTGCCCGTCCGCCGCCCCGGACATCACCGGCGGATTCACCGTCTGCCGTTCAAAGTGCGCTTCCGCACCTCAAAGCTTTATGTCAGTGTCATCCCTGTCCTGGTCATCGGTTTTGTCATCGGCCTGCTTTCTTCCATCATGGGGGTGGGCGGCGGCTTTATCATGGTGCCGGCGCTGATCTATATTCTGCAGGTGCCGACCAATGTTGTTGTCGGCACATCCCTGTTTCAGATCACTTTTGTTTCCGCCTTCACCACCGTGATGCAGTCAGTCACCAACCAGTCGGTTGATATTGTGCTGGCGATGCTGCTCATGGCGGGCGGGGTTATCGGCGCACAATACGGCACGCGCGCCGGAGCAAAACTGCGCGGCGAGCAATTGCGCATTCTGCTGGCGCTGGTCATTCTGGCCATGGCGGCGTGGCTTGGCTTCCGGCTGTTTATCCGCCCGGGTGAACTTTACACCCTGACACCGGCGGGGTAA